Proteins encoded in a region of the Lathamus discolor isolate bLatDis1 chromosome Z, bLatDis1.hap1, whole genome shotgun sequence genome:
- the RIOK2 gene encoding serine/threonine-protein kinase RIO2 — MGKLNVVMLRYLSREHFRVLTAVEMGMKNHEIVPASLIASIASLKHGGCNKILRELVKHKLLAYERTKTVQGYRLTNAGYDYLALKTLSSRQVINSVGNQMGVGKESDIYIVANEEEQQFALKLHRLGRTSFRSLKNKRDYHKHRHKMSWLYLSRLAAMKEFAYMKALHDRNFPVPKPIDYNRHAVVMELIDGYPLCQVHHMEDPASVYSDLMDLIVKLANHGLIHGDFNEFNLILDNDDHVTMIDFPQMISTSHTNAEWYFDRDVNCIKEFFKKRFNYESEVFPEFKDVRRECSLDREIAASGYTKEIQEDGELLYPQSSDEDDNTTEASEFDAENKLNFFSKDKENNADFMSEVGDFSGSRTSDHFYNNEEADTTESSENTQRLDMSKLSSALEKAEEQTMLWKSDESAGSSPVDFFKGISKTENAAEIESKTGERRCSDDKEDEDKCPDLVDLSTLNKFGHCRNEESIAHIAEHRTRTESITSVRSAGSCSTIPAELVKRKIKRQLTKQQKSILKQRLQKGEANIYTKQRRENMQNIKSSLDAACFWE, encoded by the exons ATGGGGAAGCTGAACGTGGTGATGCTCCGGTACCTTTCTAGGGAGCACTTCAGAGTGCTGACGGCG gTGGAAATGGGCATGAAAAACCATGAAATAGTTCCTGCTAGCTTAATTGCTTCCATTGCCAGCCTTAAACATGGTGGCTGCAATAAAATTTTGAGAGAGTTGGTGAAACACAAACTTCTAGCCTATGAACGAACTAAAA CTGTCCAGGGTTATCGGCTAACTAATGCAGGATATGATTACCTTGCTTTGAAAACTCTGTCTTCTCGACAAGTCATAAATTCTGTTGGAAACCAGATGGGTGTTGGCAAAGAAtcag ATATTTATATTGTTGCAAATGAAGAGGAACAACAGTTTGCATTGAAATTACATAGGCTTGGAAGAACTTCCTTTCGCAGTCTGAAAAATAAACGTGACTACCACAAGCACAGACATAAAATGTCATGGCTGTATTTATCCCGGCTAGCAGCAATGAAGGAGTTTGCTTATATGAAG GCTTTACATGACAGAAATTTTCCTGTTCCAAAACCCATAGACTACAACAGGCATGCAGTTGTTATGGAGCTTATTGATGGCTATCCTTT GTGCCAGGTGCACCACATGGAAGATCCTGCCTCTGTCTACAGTGACTTAATGGATCTGATTGTAAAACTTGCCAATCATGGTTTGATTCATGGCGATTTCAATGAATTTAATCTCATATTGGATAATGATGACCATGTCACTATGATTGATTTCCCTCAGATGATATCAACATCACATACAAATGCTGAATG gtatTTTGACAGAGATGTGAACTGTATTAAGGAGTTCTTTAAGAAACGCTTCAACTATGAGAGTGAGGTCTTCCCAGAATTCAAAGATGTCAG GAGAGAGTGTTCCCTTGATAGAGAGATTGCTGCCAGCGGTTatacaaaagaaatacaggaagatGGTGAACTGCTTTACCCACAAAGTTCTGATGAGGATGATAATACAACAGAGGCATCAGAATTTGATGCTGAAAATAAGCTCAACTTCTTCAgcaaagataaagaaaataatgcagaCTTCATGTCTGAAGTGGGTGATTTCTCTGGAAGCAGAACCTCTGACCACTTTTATAACAATGAAGAGGCTGACACAACTGAAAGTAGTGAAAATACACAAAGGCTGGATATGTCAAAGTTAAGTTCAGCCTTAGAAAAAGCTGAAGAGCAAACCATGCTTTGGAAGTCCGATGAAAGTGCAGGGAGTTCTCCAGTTGATTTTTTTAAGGGaataagcaaaactgaaaatgctgctgaaatagAAAGTAAGACAGGTGAAAGAAGGTGCTCTGATGATAAGGAAGATGAAGACAAATGCCCTGATCTGGTTGACTTGTCAACTTTAAACAAATTCGGACATTGCAG aaATGAAGAGAGTATCGCTCACATTGCTGAGCACAGAACAAGGACTGAAAGTATCACATCAGTAAGaagtgctgggagctgctcaaCCATACCAGCA GAACTGGTGAAACGGAAGATAAAACGTCAACTGACCAAACAGCAAAAGTCTATTCTGAAGCAACGGTTGCAAAAAGGAGAAGCAAATATTTATACCAAGCAACGTCgagaaaatatgcaaaacatTAAGTCAAGCTTGGATGCAGCTTGTTTCTGGGAATAA
- the EMC4 gene encoding ER membrane protein complex subunit 4 — protein MAAAAAAVRGRRFKWSLELAAAPGGRPRGAAEGRGPLGFAERQLGEGGVHESDKILMEKRCWDVALAPLKQIPMNLFIMYMAGNTISIFPAMMVCMMGWRPLQALMSLSATLKALESSSRRALQGLVFLVGNGLGLALALYKCQAMGLLPTRPSDWLAFVAPPQRMEFTGGGLIL, from the exons AtggcggcggcagcggctgcGGTCCGGGGCCGGCGCTTTAAGTGGTCGTTGGAGCTGGCAGCGGCGCCGGGGGGCAG GCCCCGGGGAGCCGCAGAAGGCCGTGGGCCGCTGGGGTTCGCCGAGCGGCAGCTAGGAGAAGGAGGCGTCCACGAGAGCGACAAAATCCTCATGGAGAAG CGCTGCTGGGATGTGGCACTGGCACCGCTAAAGCAGATCCCAATGAACCTGTTCATCATGTATATGGCTGGCAACACCATCTCCATCTTTCCTGCCATGATGGTTTGTATGATGGGCTGGCGCCCACTGCAGGCCCTCATGTCCCTCTCTGCCA CACTGAAGGCACTGGAGAGCTCAAGCCGGCGGGCACTGCAGGGTCTGGTGTTCCTGGTGGGCAAtgggctggggctggcactGGCTCTCTACAAGTGCCAAGCCATGGGTTTGCTGCCCACTCGCCCCTCCGACTGGCTGGCCTTCGTTGCCCCCCCACAG cgGATGGAGTTCACTGGTGGGGGCCTCATCCTGTGA